A stretch of the Rosa rugosa chromosome 5, drRosRugo1.1, whole genome shotgun sequence genome encodes the following:
- the LOC133712064 gene encoding uncharacterized protein LOC133712064 isoform X1, which produces MERGRDALCVPPLRSMVDPLVARCLYSGKGYMIPLNQCMSYSELYEDIFRTFQFLPSDIIELQYSVPGCEVCFLRNDRDFQMLFCSARIHRLECVDISVLKIGGGCRRTCSVDSGSEVIDEDDYLGDAFRTEVHKTYLSDEWSSYIHHVGDKFHGAAELREKLRKYAIAVGFEFVLLRNDLDRIHAVCANVGTEGCDWHLRAFSSSANGCLYITELNNIHTCKGVVRTQKHKLLGSKVVKTCIAADVSYNLSLTPREIMSKFKSTYGFDISYKVALKAKHRAKEAIYGSDADTFSKLSWYKEAVLQSNPGSSFVLEVEPSTNRFQRLFVAYGGCVEGFQFCLPVLYVDGTFGKSIYKGQILSATGRNGNQGFYPLAICFCDSETDANWTFFFKHLKSLLEPQGRVITFISDRGVGLLSAFDKVFAGNPHLFCYKHLVANLAGKYRGKGNSKLIEDVKQKFFKVAYSSTEKEYRFNLRLLRAVGGADIIDPFLAELPVENWCRAFYTSCRYGIMANGIAESFNSWIAIERLMPVYCMLDQTRIKQMEMAGKRREEAERWTTELTPKMEERLKEQMEKSRRFSVHYSSPGVYEVRSDFSYVVNISDHSCSCVKWQINCFPCPHGLAALQAASVNVYDYIDKYFQVDMFKKSYSFPICPITNVDMSSSESASECILPPLSKRPPGRPRVKRFKSVGEAEKKLIRCGRCGKMGTHNKLSCTEPLVQ; this is translated from the exons ATGGAGCGAGGTCGAGATGCTCTGTGTGTTCCTCCACTgcg GTCTATGGTTGATCCTCTGGTTGCTAGGTGCCTTTACTCTGGCAAAGGTTATATGATTCCTTTGAATCAATGCATGAGCTACTCTGAGTTGTATGAAGACATTTTCCGTACATTCCAGTTTTTGCCAAGTGATATTATTGAGCTTCAGTATTCAGTTCCAGGTTGTGAAGTTTGTTTTCTTCGTAACGATCGTGATTTCCAGATGCTGTTTTGCTCTGCTAGAATACATAGGTTAGAGTGTGTCGATATTTCAGTTTTAAAGATTGGGGGAGGTTGTAGGAGAACTTGTTCTGTGGATAGTGGGTCGGAAGTGATTGATGAAGATGATTATTTGGGTGATGCATTCAGGACTGAAGTTCACAAGACGTATTTGTCTGATGAGTGGAGTTCTTATATTCATCATGTCGGGGATAAGTTTCATGGTGCCGCTGAGCTCCGTGAGAAGCTCAGGAAGTATGCAATTGCAGTTGGTTTCGAGTTTGTTTTGCTGAGAAATGATTTGGACCGTATTCATGCAGTCTGTGCAAATGTTGGAACCGAAGGATGTGATTGGCATCTTCGTGCTTTTTCATCATCTGCCAATGGTTGCCTTTACATAACAGAGTTGAATAATATTCACACTTGCAAGGGTGTAGTTAGGACTCAAAAGCACAAGCTTttgggatccaaggttgtcaagaCTTGCATTGCTGCTGATGTTAGCTATAATCTTTCATTGACGCCAAGGGAAATTATGAGCAAGTTCAAATCAACTTATGGGTTTGATATTTCCTACAAGGTTGCCTTGAAAGCAAAGCATCGGGCTAAGGAAGCGATTTATGGTTCCGATGCAGACACGTTTAGCAAGTTATCTTGGTATAAGGAAGCTGTTTTGCAGAGTAATCCCGGCTcttcttttgtgttggaagttgAACCATCGACGAATCGTTTTCAGAGGCTTTTCGTAGCTTATGGAGGTTGTGTAGAAGGGTTTCAATTCTGTTTGCCTGTGTTGTATGTTGATGGAACGTTTGGTAAGAGCATTTACAAGGGGCAGATTCTGTCTGCAACTGGAAGGAATGGGAATCAAG GTTTCTACCCTCTAGCCATATGTTTTTGTGATTCTGAGACAGATGCAAACTGGACATTCTTTTTCAAGCATTTGAAGAGTCTGCTTGAACCTCAAGGAAGAGTTATCACATTTATTAGTGATCGGGGTGTTGGATTGTTGAGTGCTTTCGATAAGGTATTTGCTGGTAATCCTCATCTGTTTTGTTACAAGCACTTGGTGGCGAACCTTGCCGGTAAATATAGGGGTAAAGGTAATTCAAAATTGATTGAAGATGTTAAGCAGAAGTTTTTTAAGGTTGCATATTCCTCTACTGAGAAGGAATACCGTTTCAATTTGCGGTTGCTTAGAGCAGTTGGTGGTGCCGATATTATTGACCCTTTTCTTGCTGAATTGCCTGTGGAAAATTGGTGCCGTGCATTTTATACTAGTTGCCGATATGGAATTATGGCTAATGGGATTGCTGAATCATTTAACTCTTGGATTGCAATTGAGCGTTTGATGCCAGTCTATTGTATGCTGGACCAGACAAGAATTAAACAAATGGAGATGGCCGGTAAGAGGAGGGAAGAGGCAGAACGTTGGACCACAGAACTAACTCCCAAAATGGAGGAAAGATTGAAGGAGCAAATGGAGAAATCTCGTCGTTTCAGTGTCCATTATTCTAGCCCTGGAGTTTATGAGGTTCGATCTGACTTTTCATATGTAGTCAACATCTCCGATCATTCATGTTCATGTGTGAAATGGCAGATTAATTGTTTTCCTTGTCCTCACGGCCTTGCTGCATTACAGGCTGCTTCTGTAAATGTATATGATTATATTGATAAGTACTTTCAGGTTGATATGTTCAAGAAGAGCTACAGTTTTCCTATCTGTCCGATAACCAATGTTGATATGTCTTCTTCAGAATCTGCTTCTGAATGTATATTACCTCCCCTTTCGAAGAGGCCCCccgggaggcctagggtgaagcggttcaagtcGGTTGGAGAGGCTGAAAAGAAGCTGATTCGTTGTGGTCGTTGTGGCAAAATGGGCACTCATAACAAGTTGAGCTGCACTGAACCTCTCGTTCAGTAG
- the LOC133712064 gene encoding uncharacterized protein LOC133712064 isoform X2, translating to MERGRDALCVPPLRSMVDPLVARCLYSGKGYMIPLNQCMSYSELYEDIFRTFQFLPSDIIELQYSVPGCEVCFLRNDRDFQMLFCSARIHRLECVDISVLKIGGGCRRTCSVDSGSEVIDEDDYLGDAFRTEVHKTYLSDEWSSYIHHVGDKFHGAAELREKLRKYAIAVGFEFVLLRNDLDRIHAVCANVGTEGCDWHLRAFSSSANGCLYITELNNIHTCKGVVRTQKHKLLGSKVVKTCIAADVSYNLSLTPREIMSKFKSTYGFDISYKVALKAKHRAKEAIYGSDADTFSKLSWYKEAVLQSNPGSSFVLEVEPSTNRFQRLFVAYGGCVEGFQFCLPVLYVDGTFGKSIYKGQILSATGRNGNQGFYPLAICFCDSETDANWTFFFKHLKSLLEPQGRVITFISDRGVGLLSAFDKVFAGNPHLFCYKHLVANLAGKYRGKGNSKLIEDVKQKFFKVAYSSTEKEYRFNLRLLRAVGGADIIDPFLAELPVENWCRAFYTSCRYGIMANGIAESFNSWIAIERLMPVYCMLDQTRIKQMEMAGKRREEAERWTTELTPKMEERLKEQMEKSRRFSVHYSSPGVYENLLLNVYYLPFRRGPPGGLG from the exons ATGGAGCGAGGTCGAGATGCTCTGTGTGTTCCTCCACTgcg GTCTATGGTTGATCCTCTGGTTGCTAGGTGCCTTTACTCTGGCAAAGGTTATATGATTCCTTTGAATCAATGCATGAGCTACTCTGAGTTGTATGAAGACATTTTCCGTACATTCCAGTTTTTGCCAAGTGATATTATTGAGCTTCAGTATTCAGTTCCAGGTTGTGAAGTTTGTTTTCTTCGTAACGATCGTGATTTCCAGATGCTGTTTTGCTCTGCTAGAATACATAGGTTAGAGTGTGTCGATATTTCAGTTTTAAAGATTGGGGGAGGTTGTAGGAGAACTTGTTCTGTGGATAGTGGGTCGGAAGTGATTGATGAAGATGATTATTTGGGTGATGCATTCAGGACTGAAGTTCACAAGACGTATTTGTCTGATGAGTGGAGTTCTTATATTCATCATGTCGGGGATAAGTTTCATGGTGCCGCTGAGCTCCGTGAGAAGCTCAGGAAGTATGCAATTGCAGTTGGTTTCGAGTTTGTTTTGCTGAGAAATGATTTGGACCGTATTCATGCAGTCTGTGCAAATGTTGGAACCGAAGGATGTGATTGGCATCTTCGTGCTTTTTCATCATCTGCCAATGGTTGCCTTTACATAACAGAGTTGAATAATATTCACACTTGCAAGGGTGTAGTTAGGACTCAAAAGCACAAGCTTttgggatccaaggttgtcaagaCTTGCATTGCTGCTGATGTTAGCTATAATCTTTCATTGACGCCAAGGGAAATTATGAGCAAGTTCAAATCAACTTATGGGTTTGATATTTCCTACAAGGTTGCCTTGAAAGCAAAGCATCGGGCTAAGGAAGCGATTTATGGTTCCGATGCAGACACGTTTAGCAAGTTATCTTGGTATAAGGAAGCTGTTTTGCAGAGTAATCCCGGCTcttcttttgtgttggaagttgAACCATCGACGAATCGTTTTCAGAGGCTTTTCGTAGCTTATGGAGGTTGTGTAGAAGGGTTTCAATTCTGTTTGCCTGTGTTGTATGTTGATGGAACGTTTGGTAAGAGCATTTACAAGGGGCAGATTCTGTCTGCAACTGGAAGGAATGGGAATCAAG GTTTCTACCCTCTAGCCATATGTTTTTGTGATTCTGAGACAGATGCAAACTGGACATTCTTTTTCAAGCATTTGAAGAGTCTGCTTGAACCTCAAGGAAGAGTTATCACATTTATTAGTGATCGGGGTGTTGGATTGTTGAGTGCTTTCGATAAGGTATTTGCTGGTAATCCTCATCTGTTTTGTTACAAGCACTTGGTGGCGAACCTTGCCGGTAAATATAGGGGTAAAGGTAATTCAAAATTGATTGAAGATGTTAAGCAGAAGTTTTTTAAGGTTGCATATTCCTCTACTGAGAAGGAATACCGTTTCAATTTGCGGTTGCTTAGAGCAGTTGGTGGTGCCGATATTATTGACCCTTTTCTTGCTGAATTGCCTGTGGAAAATTGGTGCCGTGCATTTTATACTAGTTGCCGATATGGAATTATGGCTAATGGGATTGCTGAATCATTTAACTCTTGGATTGCAATTGAGCGTTTGATGCCAGTCTATTGTATGCTGGACCAGACAAGAATTAAACAAATGGAGATGGCCGGTAAGAGGAGGGAAGAGGCAGAACGTTGGACCACAGAACTAACTCCCAAAATGGAGGAAAGATTGAAGGAGCAAATGGAGAAATCTCGTCGTTTCAGTGTCCATTATTCTAGCCCTGGAGTTTATGAG AATCTGCTTCTGAATGTATATTACCTCCCCTTTCGAAGAGGCCCCccgggaggcctagggtga